Part of the Streptomyces sp. f51 genome is shown below.
GTGGACGCCAATACCTACACCTGCGCCGATTCGGCCGCTCTGGTCCGCGCCATCCGGGCCTATCACATGGAGAGCAACGGGTGGAAGGACATCGGCTACAACTTCCTGGTGGACAAGTGCGGCACCATTTTCGAGGGTCGCAAGGGCGGCGTGGACCAGCCGGTGATCGGGGCCCACAACCCGGGTTTCAACACCAACTCCGCCGGCATCGCCGTCCTCGGCGAGTACTCCTCCATCGACGCTTCCGCTGCCGCCAAAGCCTCGGTCGCGCAGATCGCCGCGTGGAAACTCGGCCAGTACAAGTACGACCCGACGGGCCAGGTCGACCTGACGGCCGGTATGGACAACGGCAAGTTCAAGCTCGGTCAGACCGCGTCGTTCTACCGCATCTCGGGTCACCGTGACGGCTACTCCACCGAGTGCCCCGGCAACAAGCTGTACGCCTCCATACCCGAGATCCGTGCCCTGGCCGGCGGCCCCGTCACCGGACTCATCCTCAAGCCCTTCACCGGTGCGGGCTTGTCCGGCACCACGGAGTACACCAAGGGCCCGCTCACGGTGAACTGGACGACCTCGACGCCGTCGGCCTTCATCCGGCGCTTCGACGTGCTCGTGGACGGGAAGGTCGCCACCACGGGCGGCCCGACAGCGACGTCGGCCCCGCTGACCCTCACCCGGGGCAGTCACACCCTGGCTGTGCGCGTCACCCACATCTCGGGGAAGACGACGATGACGCCCGACACCACCGTCGTCGCCGAGACCACCCCGCCGACCTTCTCCACCAAGCCGTCGCTGTCGCTGCGTACCGGAACCGTCGACACCACCGCCGTCCCCGTGACGCTGACGTGGAAGGCGGCCGACAACGGCGCCCTGAAGGAGGTCCGCCTCACCAAGCCGTCCGCGCACACCTACGGGCCGACCGTCACGAGCGCCGCGCTGACCGCGAACTCCGGTACGGCCGGCACCTGGTCGACGACCGCCTACGACTTCGCCGGAAACTCCGCTTCCGCCTCCCTGACCGCCACCCCGGCGATCCTCCAGGAAACGGCCGCGACCCGGACCGGTACCTGGACGACGAAGACGTCCAGCAGCTACCTGGGCGGCAAGTCCTACAGCAGCACCGCCAAGAACGCCGCACTCACCTGGACCTTCACCGGCCGCTCGGTCGCATGGGTGGTCTCCCGCGCCGTCGGCTCCGGTCAGGCGGACATCTACGTCGACGGCGTCAAAACCACCACGGTGGACTTGAAGTCGACCGCCACCGCCTACCGCGCCGTGCAGTGGACGAAGACGTGGTCCGCGAGCGGCACTCACACGGTCAAGATCGTGGTGGTGGGCACCTCGGGGCGTCCGACCGTTACCACCGACGGACTGGTCTACCTCGGATAGTTCTCGCCTTCCCCTGGCCGGGCGGCGCCTCGCGCGCCGCCCGGCAGCCCGTGCACGGCCACGGCTGGTCGGCGCGAGGGGTGCCGGGACGAGGGCCGACGGCGTTTGCGGAAGTTTCTGCAACCCCTTGCCGTGATCGTCGAGGGACTGGTTCACTCGACTGCCCGCGTTCGAGAGGGAGAGTCATGAGCCGCGACATCGATGTCCTCGTCCTGGGTGGTGCGGGTGTGGACACCATCGTCCATGTCCCCGAACTGCCGTTGCCCTACG
Proteins encoded:
- a CDS encoding N-acetylmuramoyl-L-alanine amidase, yielding MSRRRVWVVVAVMTAGVSGVAVLQGLSGGSGRDDVGEDKPVTGPVRAQVRSVALPVDGDRAEISRRDTRPFSLVGLSWTKPTADLPGSVEVRARSTGSGDWGSWKSLDVGGHGAAAEESRRGATEPAWVGSSDGVQVRVDGRGSVLPAGLRLEMVDPGKGTAAVSPDPVAYAVDAEPSDEVTATASDEVSTPPEQDESTSPTPVDDSASPSPGESVSSSAPAATDTPSASVSASPTATVPPAPASTAPRPVIVTRAQWGADESLNDEAPGYGTEVKVVFVHHTVDANTYTCADSAALVRAIRAYHMESNGWKDIGYNFLVDKCGTIFEGRKGGVDQPVIGAHNPGFNTNSAGIAVLGEYSSIDASAAAKASVAQIAAWKLGQYKYDPTGQVDLTAGMDNGKFKLGQTASFYRISGHRDGYSTECPGNKLYASIPEIRALAGGPVTGLILKPFTGAGLSGTTEYTKGPLTVNWTTSTPSAFIRRFDVLVDGKVATTGGPTATSAPLTLTRGSHTLAVRVTHISGKTTMTPDTTVVAETTPPTFSTKPSLSLRTGTVDTTAVPVTLTWKAADNGALKEVRLTKPSAHTYGPTVTSAALTANSGTAGTWSTTAYDFAGNSASASLTATPAILQETAATRTGTWTTKTSSSYLGGKSYSSTAKNAALTWTFTGRSVAWVVSRAVGSGQADIYVDGVKTTTVDLKSTATAYRAVQWTKTWSASGTHTVKIVVVGTSGRPTVTTDGLVYLG